From one Myxococcota bacterium genomic stretch:
- a CDS encoding cytochrome P450 → MLSGGWPLLGHLQELRKRPIELFARVRRECGEIGEMSFAGSRVVLLTGEPAQEAFFRSSDEQLDQAAAYPFMTPIFGKGVLFDASPEQRRQGLRNQSLRDSFMRGHAELIATETERMMDKLGDSGELDLLDFFSELTIYTSSACLIGKEFREELSAEYFRVFYELEKGTDAIAYVNPDLPLPQFRRRDRARRRLVELLSEVFERRARQPSEKRELFDVLLSLKLPDGSPRFSVDQVTGMFISMMFAGHHTTSGTAAWTLIELLRHPEFGARVVGELDSLYADGREVSYQALREIPELEGAIKEALRLHPPLILLMRKVVYNFDYAGWTVPAGKLVAVSPAISNRMPECFPDPDRYDPDRYQEGREEDARLFAWIPFGAGRHRCVGAAFAMMQLKAIFSALLRRYEFELAQPPASYRNDHSKMVVQLAQPCPARYRRRAP, encoded by the coding sequence GTGCTGTCCGGAGGCTGGCCGCTGCTGGGTCACTTGCAGGAGCTGCGCAAGCGGCCGATCGAGCTGTTCGCGCGCGTGCGCCGCGAGTGCGGGGAGATCGGCGAGATGAGCTTCGCCGGCAGCCGCGTGGTGCTGCTCACGGGCGAGCCGGCGCAGGAGGCATTCTTCCGCAGCAGCGACGAGCAGCTCGACCAGGCTGCCGCCTACCCGTTCATGACGCCGATCTTCGGCAAGGGCGTGCTGTTCGACGCCTCGCCCGAGCAGCGCCGCCAGGGGCTGCGCAACCAGTCACTGCGCGACTCGTTCATGCGGGGCCACGCCGAGCTGATCGCGACCGAGACCGAGCGCATGATGGACAAGCTCGGTGACTCGGGCGAGCTCGACCTGCTCGATTTCTTCTCCGAGCTCACCATCTACACCTCGAGCGCGTGCCTGATCGGCAAGGAGTTCCGCGAGGAGCTCTCAGCCGAGTACTTCCGCGTGTTCTACGAGCTCGAGAAGGGCACCGACGCGATCGCCTACGTGAACCCGGACCTGCCCCTGCCGCAGTTCCGGCGCCGCGACCGGGCGCGCCGCCGGCTGGTCGAGCTGCTCAGCGAGGTGTTCGAGCGCCGCGCCCGCCAGCCGAGCGAGAAGCGCGAGCTGTTCGACGTGCTGCTCTCGCTGAAGCTCCCCGACGGCTCGCCGCGCTTCAGCGTCGACCAGGTGACGGGAATGTTCATCTCGATGATGTTCGCCGGCCACCACACGACCTCGGGCACCGCGGCCTGGACGCTGATCGAGCTGTTGCGCCATCCGGAGTTCGGCGCGCGCGTGGTGGGCGAGCTCGACTCACTCTACGCGGACGGCCGCGAGGTCAGCTACCAGGCGCTGCGTGAGATCCCCGAGCTGGAAGGCGCGATCAAGGAAGCGCTGCGCCTGCACCCGCCGCTGATCCTGCTCATGCGCAAGGTGGTGTACAACTTCGACTACGCCGGCTGGACGGTGCCCGCGGGCAAGCTCGTCGCGGTGTCTCCCGCGATCTCGAACCGCATGCCCGAGTGTTTCCCGGACCCGGACCGCTACGACCCCGACCGCTACCAGGAAGGGCGGGAGGAGGACGCGCGCCTGTTCGCCTGGATCCCCTTCGGCGCGGGCCGCCACCGCTGCGTGGGCGCGGCCTTCGCCATGATGCAGCTCAAGGCCATCTTCAGCGCGCTCCTGCGCCGCTACGAGTTCGAGCTGGCGCAGCCGCCCGCCAGCTACCGCAACGACCACTCGAAGATGGTCGTGCAGCTCGCCCAGCCCTGCCCCGCCCGCTACCGCCGGAGGGCACCGTGA
- a CDS encoding ferredoxin: protein MRVRVDTDLCQGHAVCKEEAPAVFDVDRATNKVVVLAERPDEPLAAAVKRAVKYCPTRALRLELD, encoded by the coding sequence GTGAGAGTCCGCGTCGACACCGATCTGTGTCAGGGCCACGCCGTGTGCAAGGAGGAGGCGCCCGCGGTGTTCGACGTCGACCGGGCCACGAACAAGGTCGTGGTCCTGGCCGAGCGGCCCGACGAGCCGCTCGCCGCCGCGGTCAAGCGCGCCGTGAAATACTGCCCCACCCGGGCGCTGCGCCTGGAGCTGGATTGA
- a CDS encoding nuclear transport factor 2 family protein, whose protein sequence is MPAFPRTELEEMIRRFVAENNRAGKTGDWSKMSQFYSDDALYTWNVGPNWEFAARGRREIHEIVFGAEMRGLESWVYPYVRTLVDDQKGEVIGVWRQIAPEKDEHGQPYEIAGTGGSWFRYAGNFQWAWQRDFFDHINAGVVFGALAKAGKLKPEMIERMKKGSNQPGWVPRNSLDWYATIVGRED, encoded by the coding sequence ATGCCCGCGTTCCCACGCACCGAGCTCGAAGAGATGATCCGCCGCTTCGTGGCCGAGAACAACCGCGCCGGAAAGACCGGTGACTGGTCGAAGATGTCGCAGTTCTACAGCGACGACGCGCTCTACACCTGGAACGTCGGCCCGAACTGGGAGTTCGCCGCGCGCGGCCGGCGCGAGATCCACGAGATCGTGTTCGGCGCCGAGATGCGCGGGCTCGAGAGCTGGGTCTACCCCTACGTGCGCACGCTGGTCGACGACCAGAAGGGCGAAGTGATCGGTGTCTGGCGCCAGATCGCGCCCGAGAAGGACGAGCACGGCCAGCCCTACGAGATCGCGGGCACGGGCGGCTCGTGGTTCCGCTACGCCGGAAACTTCCAGTGGGCCTGGCAGCGCGACTTCTTCGACCACATCAACGCCGGCGTGGTGTTCGGGGCGCTGGCCAAGGCCGGCAAGCTGAAGCCCGAGATGATCGAGCGCATGAAGAAGGGCTCGAACCAGCCGGGCTGGGTGCCGAGAAACTCCCTCGACTGGTATGCGACCATCGTGGGCCGGGAGGACTGA
- a CDS encoding VOC family protein encodes MGFHHLALAVKDIDATHRFYTESMGFSLAKVEVVPKNGGVARHVFYSTGPARDQLIAFWDYGRVPLETPLKTDISRDLGLERGTNHIAFSAADLEELKRRRERWLSRGHDVLEIDHGWVHSIYTTDPDGIVVEFAVLTRDFTGADAAEAAQLLRASDPQPSAAPKQISMHKAGRQ; translated from the coding sequence ATGGGCTTCCACCATCTCGCGCTCGCGGTGAAGGACATCGACGCGACCCACCGCTTCTACACCGAGTCCATGGGCTTCTCGCTCGCGAAGGTCGAGGTCGTGCCCAAGAACGGCGGCGTGGCGCGCCACGTGTTCTACTCTACCGGACCGGCGCGCGACCAGCTGATCGCCTTCTGGGACTACGGCCGCGTGCCGCTCGAGACACCGCTCAAGACCGACATCAGCCGTGACCTGGGGCTCGAGCGCGGCACGAATCACATCGCGTTCTCCGCCGCCGACCTCGAGGAACTGAAGCGCCGGCGCGAGCGCTGGCTGTCTCGCGGCCACGACGTGCTCGAGATCGACCACGGCTGGGTGCACTCGATCTACACCACCGACCCCGACGGCATCGTGGTCGAGTTCGCCGTGCTGACCCGCGACTTCACGGGGGCCGACGCCGCCGAGGCCGCCCAGCTGCTGCGCGCGTCCGATCCGCAGCCGAGCGCCGCGCCCAAGCAGATCTCCATGCACAAAGCCGGGAGGCAGTGA
- a CDS encoding carboxymuconolactone decarboxylase family protein: MPRLRQVSKADAHPTAQRLYKMLFGDRDPVQSPGTATGTPGNWWTVFALVPDCFDHAVNGFGFYRSDKRRLSPQLRELGQIRAGYARQSQFVFSQHCKAARSVGFTDEQVAAIPHWEIATCFSPLERAVLAYTDCLVLQGGRVPDGVFAALQAGLSDEEILELTYVTCMYDMHAVMSRALRLEYDDVPERIVEIPAPKQGQSQDVMAAVDEVRR, encoded by the coding sequence GTGCCCCGACTGCGACAGGTTTCCAAGGCCGACGCCCACCCCACCGCGCAGCGGCTGTACAAGATGTTGTTCGGCGACCGCGACCCCGTGCAGTCGCCGGGCACCGCGACCGGCACGCCGGGCAACTGGTGGACGGTGTTCGCGCTCGTGCCCGACTGTTTCGACCACGCGGTGAACGGCTTCGGCTTCTACCGCAGCGACAAGCGGCGGCTGTCGCCCCAGCTGCGCGAGCTGGGCCAGATCCGCGCCGGCTACGCGCGCCAGAGTCAGTTCGTCTTCTCGCAGCACTGCAAGGCGGCGCGCTCGGTCGGCTTCACGGACGAGCAGGTCGCGGCGATCCCGCACTGGGAGATCGCCACCTGCTTCTCGCCGCTCGAGCGCGCGGTGCTCGCCTACACCGACTGTCTCGTGCTGCAAGGCGGGCGCGTGCCCGACGGCGTGTTCGCGGCGCTGCAGGCCGGGCTCTCCGACGAGGAGATCCTCGAGCTCACCTACGTGACCTGCATGTACGACATGCACGCGGTCATGTCGCGCGCGCTGCGGCTCGAGTACGACGACGTGCCCGAGCGCATCGTCGAGATCCCCGCGCCCAAGCAGGGCCAGTCACAAGACGTGATGGCCGCGGTCGACGAGGTCCGGCGCTAG
- a CDS encoding NAD(P)/FAD-dependent oxidoreductase has product MAPERHEIVLVGAGLTGMYALHKLRGAGFGVRAYEAGQGVGGTWYWNRYPGARFDSESWTYIFSFDDEILREWSWSEHFSGQPENLRYCNFVADKLDLRRDIAFGERALSAHWDEQAGEWQVSFASGLAARARFLVTALGPLSAPTMPRIDGIEDFRGEWWHTGLWPHEPVSFANKRVAVIGTGASGVQAITEIAKTVGHLAVFQRTPNWCAPLRNAPIAAEEMERIRAGYEEIFARCRETYGCFVHAADPRNALDVTPEEREAFYERLYQLPGFAFWQGNFRDILTDRAANDTVTAFVTRKIRARIRDPKLADLLIPKDHGFGTRRVPLESGYYEVYNQPNVDLVDLRAQPIERVTATGLRMSDGTERPFDMIVYATGFDAITGGFDRVDIRGRDGQRLREKWADGARTYLGLQIEGFPNLLTLIGPHNAATFCNMPRCIEQNVDWVTDLLVHMRDRGLTRVEATPAAERSWTAHANEVASRLLASQVDSWMTRVNQNVAGHQKRTFVAYAGGAPKYRQKCDEVAAAGYEGFELR; this is encoded by the coding sequence ATGGCCCCGGAGCGGCACGAGATCGTCCTGGTCGGGGCCGGCCTGACGGGCATGTACGCCCTGCACAAGCTGCGCGGGGCGGGCTTCGGCGTGCGGGCCTACGAGGCCGGCCAGGGCGTCGGCGGGACCTGGTACTGGAACCGCTACCCCGGCGCGCGCTTCGACTCCGAGAGCTGGACGTACATCTTCTCGTTCGACGACGAGATCCTGCGCGAGTGGAGCTGGAGCGAGCATTTCTCGGGTCAGCCCGAGAACCTGCGCTACTGCAACTTCGTTGCGGACAAGCTCGACCTGCGGCGCGACATCGCCTTCGGCGAACGCGCGCTGTCCGCCCACTGGGACGAGCAGGCCGGTGAGTGGCAGGTGTCGTTCGCGAGCGGCCTAGCCGCGCGTGCGCGCTTCCTGGTCACGGCGCTCGGCCCGCTGTCGGCCCCGACCATGCCCCGTATCGACGGGATCGAAGACTTCCGAGGCGAGTGGTGGCACACGGGTCTCTGGCCGCACGAGCCCGTGAGCTTCGCGAACAAGCGCGTCGCGGTGATCGGCACGGGCGCTTCCGGGGTGCAGGCGATCACCGAGATCGCGAAGACCGTCGGTCACCTGGCGGTCTTCCAGCGCACGCCGAACTGGTGCGCGCCGTTGCGCAACGCGCCGATCGCGGCCGAGGAGATGGAGCGAATCCGCGCCGGCTACGAAGAGATCTTCGCACGCTGCCGCGAGACCTACGGCTGCTTCGTCCACGCGGCCGACCCGCGCAACGCCCTGGACGTGACTCCCGAAGAGCGCGAGGCGTTCTACGAGCGGCTCTACCAGCTGCCCGGCTTCGCGTTCTGGCAGGGCAACTTTCGCGACATCCTCACCGACCGCGCCGCGAACGACACGGTGACCGCGTTCGTGACTCGCAAGATCCGCGCACGCATCCGCGATCCGAAGCTGGCCGACCTGCTCATCCCGAAGGACCACGGCTTCGGCACGCGGCGCGTCCCGCTCGAGAGCGGCTACTACGAGGTGTACAACCAGCCCAACGTGGACCTCGTCGACCTGCGGGCCCAGCCGATCGAGCGGGTCACTGCGACGGGCCTGCGCATGAGCGACGGGACCGAGCGGCCCTTCGACATGATCGTCTACGCCACGGGCTTCGACGCGATCACGGGAGGCTTCGACCGGGTGGACATCCGCGGCCGCGACGGCCAGCGCCTGCGGGAGAAGTGGGCGGACGGAGCGCGCACCTATCTGGGCTTGCAGATCGAAGGCTTCCCGAACTTGCTCACGCTGATCGGCCCGCACAACGCAGCCACCTTCTGCAACATGCCGCGCTGCATCGAGCAGAACGTGGATTGGGTGACCGACCTGCTCGTCCACATGCGCGACCGCGGACTCACGCGCGTGGAGGCCACGCCTGCTGCCGAGCGCTCGTGGACCGCCCACGCCAACGAGGTCGCGTCGCGCCTGCTCGCCTCCCAGGTGGATTCCTGGATGACCCGCGTGAACCAGAACGTGGCCGGCCACCAGAAGCGCACCTTCGTGGCCTACGCGGGCGGCGCACCCAAGTACCGCCAGAAGTGCGACGAGGTGGCGGCGGCCGGCTACGAGGGCTTCGAGCTCCGGTGA
- a CDS encoding phytanoyl-CoA dioxygenase family protein produces MSLVAKNAEQAKALLDAEGVCVIEGVLDAAAVSRVKRALLAGIRNDEAEGVPVRGFPFDPDTRNIRLFDLIGKDPVFAELCEHPLAMELVTHQIGAPCLLSNFSANVTAPGSGAMYMHADQGYVPAPWPPYPMATNVAWALDDFTAENGGTRFIPRSHLRDHGPEPAMDPRDTLAMECPAGSVFVMDARVWHQTGPNRTPNVTRAGLFAYYVRPFIRPQWNWYQTVTPELLERLSPLMRELLGFGSNVTSSLESLYMKKSGIAPARVAEVAPALTSTRARA; encoded by the coding sequence GTGAGTCTGGTGGCGAAGAACGCTGAACAGGCGAAGGCGCTGCTCGACGCGGAAGGCGTGTGCGTGATCGAGGGCGTGCTCGACGCCGCGGCGGTGAGTCGCGTGAAGCGCGCTCTCCTGGCCGGGATCCGGAACGACGAGGCCGAGGGCGTGCCGGTGCGCGGCTTCCCGTTCGACCCCGACACCCGGAACATCCGGCTGTTCGACCTGATCGGGAAGGACCCGGTGTTCGCCGAGCTGTGCGAGCACCCGCTGGCGATGGAGCTGGTGACGCACCAGATCGGCGCGCCGTGTCTGTTGTCGAACTTCAGCGCCAACGTGACCGCGCCTGGCTCGGGCGCCATGTACATGCACGCCGACCAGGGCTACGTGCCGGCGCCCTGGCCGCCGTATCCCATGGCGACCAACGTGGCCTGGGCGCTCGACGACTTCACGGCGGAGAACGGCGGCACGCGCTTCATCCCGCGCAGTCACCTGCGCGACCACGGGCCCGAGCCCGCCATGGACCCGCGCGACACGCTGGCCATGGAGTGCCCCGCGGGCTCGGTGTTCGTGATGGACGCGCGCGTCTGGCACCAGACCGGCCCGAACCGCACCCCGAACGTGACTCGCGCGGGCCTGTTCGCCTACTACGTGCGCCCGTTCATCCGCCCGCAATGGAACTGGTACCAGACGGTCACTCCCGAGCTGCTCGAGCGCCTCTCGCCGCTCATGCGCGAGCTGCTCGGCTTCGGATCCAACGTGACGAGCTCGCTCGAGTCACTCTACATGAAGAAGAGCGGCATCGCGCCGGCGCGCGTGGCCGAGGTCGCCCCCGCGCTGACCTCGACCCGGGCGCGCGCGTAG
- a CDS encoding phytanoyl-CoA dioxygenase family protein produces the protein MPEGVPQPTGDLAQAEKDLRDYGVCLVEGALAPAQLERVRTALYRAADDDRARGREAKFNFDYAHDDSNQRVWNLLSRDPVFADLVEHPSALHLLRTFLGWPLLLSNISANITGPGGGEMVLHADQIYMPQPWSGIQALNVGWCVDRFADENGATRIVPFSHKLNRMPTDAELTSDTVALEAPPGTMVVMEGRLWHQTGNNRTRDERRAAIFGFYTIPIYRTQENWFLSLNPSVHRYASETLLVLLGYKAEGLGLVNGASPL, from the coding sequence ATGCCCGAAGGCGTGCCCCAGCCCACCGGCGACCTGGCCCAGGCCGAAAAGGACTTGCGCGACTACGGCGTATGCCTGGTCGAGGGCGCGCTCGCGCCCGCGCAGCTCGAGCGCGTGCGCACGGCGCTCTACCGCGCGGCCGACGACGATCGCGCGCGCGGGCGCGAGGCGAAGTTCAACTTCGACTACGCGCACGACGACTCGAACCAGCGCGTCTGGAACCTGCTCTCGCGCGATCCGGTGTTCGCCGACCTGGTCGAGCACCCGTCGGCGCTGCACCTGCTGCGCACGTTCCTGGGCTGGCCGCTCCTGCTCTCGAACATCTCGGCCAACATCACCGGCCCGGGCGGCGGCGAGATGGTGCTGCACGCCGACCAGATCTACATGCCGCAGCCGTGGTCGGGCATCCAGGCGCTGAACGTCGGCTGGTGCGTCGACCGCTTCGCCGACGAGAACGGGGCCACGCGCATCGTTCCGTTCAGTCACAAGCTGAACCGCATGCCGACCGATGCAGAGCTCACGAGTGACACGGTCGCGCTCGAGGCCCCGCCCGGCACGATGGTGGTCATGGAGGGCCGGCTCTGGCACCAGACCGGCAACAACCGCACGCGCGACGAACGCCGCGCCGCGATCTTCGGCTTCTACACGATTCCGATCTACCGCACGCAGGAGAACTGGTTCCTGTCGCTCAATCCGAGCGTGCACCGCTACGCGTCCGAGACACTGCTGGTGCTGCTGGGCTACAAGGCCGAGGGGCTCGGGCTGGTGAACGGGGCCTCGCCGCTGTGA
- a CDS encoding VOC family protein produces the protein MKEIELLKTLRRDAALDPAVLERGRARLMAEIQGKSLAQQEQVIVPQLPYADPRAAVEFLERAFGFTERLDARVVDKRTGAVGHTMVEYRGARIGIGGQGGHGAVSPKEAGTPTLYLSIYVPDVDAHYERARAAGARIVMGLRDQFWGDRTYECLDLENHCWRFHQRMRDVPQEEWSWDASDPNKG, from the coding sequence ATGAAAGAGATCGAGCTGCTCAAGACGCTGCGGCGCGACGCCGCGCTCGATCCCGCGGTCCTCGAGCGAGGGAGGGCACGGCTCATGGCAGAGATCCAGGGCAAGAGTCTGGCGCAGCAGGAACAGGTCATCGTGCCGCAGCTGCCGTACGCGGACCCGCGCGCGGCGGTCGAGTTTCTCGAGCGCGCGTTCGGCTTCACCGAGAGACTCGACGCGCGCGTGGTCGACAAGCGCACCGGCGCCGTGGGTCACACCATGGTCGAGTACCGCGGCGCGCGCATCGGCATCGGCGGGCAGGGCGGCCACGGTGCCGTGAGCCCGAAGGAGGCCGGCACGCCGACCTTGTATCTCAGCATCTACGTGCCCGACGTCGACGCGCACTACGAGCGCGCGCGCGCCGCGGGCGCACGCATCGTGATGGGCCTGCGCGACCAGTTCTGGGGCGACCGAACCTACGAGTGTCTCGACCTCGAGAACCACTGCTGGCGCTTCCACCAGCGCATGCGCGACGTGCCCCAGGAAGAGTGGAGCTGGGACGCCTCGGACCCGAACAAGGGCTGA
- a CDS encoding sigma-70 family RNA polymerase sigma factor: MVFPSDADLIGRSLVESEAFGGIYDRHAATLLRFLGRRVGADVAEGLLGEVFRIAWERRKAFDSGRASALPWLYGIASNLLRKHRRGEARRLAASARMAAGRAAADGQETEAALEARVLLPRVLEALESLPEREREALLLYAWEDLSYPDIAEALELPVGTVRSRLHRARGRLRELLGAAGKEQEGTR, from the coding sequence ATGGTCTTCCCTTCCGACGCGGACCTGATCGGACGCTCGCTGGTCGAGTCCGAGGCCTTCGGCGGCATCTATGACCGCCACGCGGCGACGTTGCTGCGCTTCCTGGGGCGGCGGGTCGGGGCCGACGTGGCCGAGGGGCTTCTGGGCGAGGTGTTCCGGATCGCCTGGGAGCGCCGCAAGGCGTTCGATTCGGGGCGCGCGAGCGCGCTGCCCTGGCTCTACGGGATCGCCTCGAACCTCCTGCGCAAGCACCGGCGCGGGGAGGCCCGCCGGCTGGCGGCCAGCGCCCGGATGGCGGCAGGACGCGCTGCGGCGGACGGCCAAGAGACCGAGGCCGCGCTCGAGGCGCGGGTGCTTCTGCCGCGCGTGCTGGAGGCGCTCGAGTCACTGCCCGAGCGCGAGCGCGAGGCGCTCCTGCTCTACGCCTGGGAGGACCTGTCGTATCCCGACATCGCCGAAGCGCTCGAGCTGCCGGTCGGGACGGTGCGCTCGCGCCTCCACCGCGCGCGCGGCCGGCTGCGCGAACTGCTCGGCGCGGCCGGGAAAGAGCAGGAGGGAACGCGATGA